One Spinacia oleracea cultivar Varoflay chromosome 4, BTI_SOV_V1, whole genome shotgun sequence DNA segment encodes these proteins:
- the LOC130459862 gene encoding uncharacterized protein has protein sequence MANYLVSQDDESISLDDLLYFHDKFLSSLKVESTQPLREMLLFMKYLEIQEEQRIDSCLNLFEDMSQRVVKGFLGISNLLQESIKEVSWIREEFEATLPPMMHDIEELSIGEFVPTRSSLSECIDDGDENLFAPFCLEVLKSIQIEEKSECANQKYFKVNEGSYVEISCALYDVSEVVCETLVPTPFPHSPFRKRKLNIYPSFPISFPVLSKLPPLEDSFSSIDPNDSPYSKEHEEGSISFTFPFVFSYSWHPTPHRHRVAYYFVLASHLTLAYLLHFDMFAIVYDKLLRSLSGYLLEVRSVKLMT, from the coding sequence ATGGCAAATTATTTGGTTTCTCAAGATGACGAATCGATTTCGCTTGATGATCTTCTCTATTTCCATGATAAATTCTTAAGCTCTTTGAAAGTTGAATCTACCCAACCATTGCGTGAGATGCTACTTTTCATGaagtatcttgaaattcaagaagagcaaagaatagattcttgtttgaatttatttgagGACATGTCCCAACGAGTTGTAAAAGGCTTTTTGGGAATTTCTAACCTATTGCAAGAGTCTATTAAGGAAGTATCATGGATAAGAGAAgagtttgaggctacattgccacctatgatgcatgacattgaggagttgagtattggagagtttgttcctactcgttcctctttgagtgagtgcatcgatgatggtgatgaaaatctatttgctccattttgccttgaagtgcttaagtcgattcaaattgaggaaaagagtgaatgtgccaaccaaaaatattttaaagtgaatgaaggatcttatgttgagatttcttgtgctttatatgatgtgagtgaagttgtttgtgaaactcttgttcccactcccttccctcattccccattccgaaagagaaaactcaacatttatccttcatttcctATTTCTTTTCCCGTTTTGTCCAAACTCCCGCCGCTTGAGGATTCTTTTTCCTCcattgatcctaatgattctccttactcaaaggagcatgaagaagggagtatttcttttacttttccttttgttttttcttactCTTGGCACCCCACACCCCATAGGCACAGAGTTGCATATtactttgtgcttgcatctcatttgactcttgcctacttgttacactttgatatgtttgccattgtatatgacaaactattgcgatctttgtcggggtacttactagaggtaagaagcgtcaagctaatgacgtaa